From Actinopolymorpha cephalotaxi, one genomic window encodes:
- a CDS encoding SDR family NAD(P)-dependent oxidoreductase, whose product MSRTIVVTGGGTGIGRAIALRFDAAGDTVVVTGRRPEPLKETVRAGTGRIEAVRCDGADPTQVRELAERLPGRVDVLVNNAGGNTDFDLAEPDSLESLADQWRTNFEANVLTAVLTTHALAGRIADHGSVISVGSIAADNGAGAYGAAKAALTTWNLSTAAVLGPRGITANVIAPGYIATTEFFRDRMTPQRRDQLRTATLNDRIGQPADIAETAYFLASDGARHITGQVLHVNGGARTTR is encoded by the coding sequence ATGTCCCGCACCATCGTGGTCACCGGCGGCGGCACCGGCATCGGCCGTGCGATCGCCCTGCGGTTCGACGCCGCCGGCGACACCGTGGTCGTGACCGGGCGCCGGCCCGAGCCGCTGAAGGAGACCGTGCGGGCCGGCACCGGCCGGATCGAGGCCGTCCGGTGCGACGGCGCCGACCCCACCCAGGTACGCGAACTCGCCGAACGTCTGCCCGGACGGGTCGACGTCCTGGTCAACAACGCCGGCGGAAACACCGACTTCGACCTCGCGGAACCGGACAGTCTGGAATCCCTCGCCGACCAGTGGCGAACGAACTTCGAGGCCAACGTGCTCACCGCCGTCCTCACCACGCACGCGCTCGCCGGCCGCATCGCCGACCACGGATCGGTGATCTCCGTCGGCTCGATCGCGGCGGACAACGGCGCCGGAGCCTACGGCGCGGCCAAGGCGGCGCTGACCACCTGGAACCTGAGCACCGCGGCCGTTCTCGGCCCGCGCGGGATCACCGCCAACGTGATCGCACCCGGCTACATCGCCACCACGGAGTTCTTCCGCGACCGGATGACGCCGCAGCGGCGGGACCAGCTGCGCACGGCCACCCTCAACGACCGGATCGGGCAGCCCGCCGACATCGCCGAGACGGCCTACTTCCTGGCCTCCGACGGCGCCCGGCACATCACCGGACAGGTTCTGCACGTCAACGGCGGCGCCCGCACCACCCGGTGA
- a CDS encoding GNAT family N-acetyltransferase → MNTIPDPAGTQAATSPAATSKDGAADPATTIRRVSGTELLTTANPLWAYAFSSSPVPDEQVERQRAELESGEADDSRVNLVAFGGDEAEAVVAGISMRHNVRGTVFPMVGISGVATHPKARRRGHVRTLLTQMHEEMRDSGHVLSTLYPFRQSFYERFGYVGFPKPRSIRLEARGLERMLRVEVPGEVSVHRIGEVFDDYYALLETLLRERHGFSIFTRAGTVEVAKENKHWIVLARHEGEVVGALLYRTNGFGNELQGRQLLTRGPIGRTLLLQWLARHHDQYSSFTFELPPDERPDLWYVDLAYDDETKVSGPNHSAPMGRVLSVPGLAGIATGAARATVEVVDDPFVAGTWTLDGRGGTLEVTPGSAGGNGSGGTARLTSHGLAALVYGVIDPAELTLQGYGTVDAETAQALRTIFPPAAPYLFSGF, encoded by the coding sequence GTGAACACGATCCCGGACCCGGCCGGTACGCAGGCCGCCACCTCGCCCGCTGCCACCAGCAAGGACGGCGCGGCCGACCCCGCCACCACGATCCGCCGGGTGAGCGGCACGGAGCTGCTCACCACCGCCAACCCCCTGTGGGCGTACGCCTTCTCGAGCTCACCGGTCCCCGACGAGCAGGTCGAGCGCCAGCGGGCCGAGCTCGAGTCCGGTGAGGCGGACGACTCCCGGGTCAACCTGGTCGCGTTCGGCGGCGACGAGGCGGAAGCCGTCGTGGCCGGGATCTCGATGCGGCACAACGTCCGGGGCACGGTGTTCCCGATGGTCGGCATCAGCGGGGTGGCGACCCACCCGAAGGCCCGCCGGCGCGGCCACGTCCGCACCCTGCTCACGCAGATGCACGAGGAGATGCGTGACAGCGGGCACGTGCTGAGCACGCTCTACCCGTTCCGGCAGTCGTTCTACGAACGCTTCGGCTACGTCGGGTTCCCCAAGCCGCGCAGCATCCGGCTGGAGGCCCGCGGCCTGGAGCGGATGCTGCGGGTCGAGGTGCCCGGCGAGGTGAGCGTCCACCGCATCGGTGAGGTGTTCGACGACTACTACGCCCTGCTGGAGACGCTCCTTCGCGAGCGGCACGGCTTCTCGATCTTCACCCGGGCCGGCACCGTGGAGGTGGCGAAGGAGAACAAGCACTGGATCGTCCTGGCCCGCCACGAGGGTGAGGTCGTCGGCGCCCTGCTCTACCGCACCAACGGCTTCGGCAACGAGCTCCAGGGCCGGCAGCTGCTCACCCGCGGACCGATCGGGCGCACGCTCCTGCTGCAGTGGCTGGCCCGCCACCACGACCAGTACAGCTCGTTCACGTTCGAGCTGCCGCCGGACGAACGCCCCGACCTGTGGTACGTCGACCTCGCCTACGACGACGAGACGAAGGTCAGCGGGCCCAACCACAGCGCGCCGATGGGCCGGGTACTGTCGGTGCCCGGACTGGCCGGGATCGCGACCGGTGCTGCCCGGGCGACGGTCGAGGTGGTGGACGACCCCTTCGTGGCCGGCACCTGGACGCTGGACGGCCGCGGCGGGACCCTCGAGGTCACGCCCGGGAGCGCCGGTGGCAACGGCTCCGGTGGCACGGCCCGGCTGACCTCACACGGGCTGGCCGCCCTGGTCTACGGCGTCATCGACCCGGCCGAGCTGACGCTGCAGGGCTACGGCACCGTCGACGCCGAGACCGCCCAGGCGCTGCGCACGATCTTCCCGCCTGCCGCGCCGTACCTCTTCTCCGGCTTCTGA
- the ctaD gene encoding aa3-type cytochrome oxidase subunit I, whose amino-acid sequence MATQVRGVSRPEPVIRHRIGTLVVRWLTTTDHKVIGQLYLITSFVFFLIAGVMAMFMRAELARPGQQVFRGDGGALLYNQFFTIHGTVMLLLFATPLFVGFANVIMPLQIGAPDVAFPRMNMLSYWMFLFGGLIVMSSFLDPDGAAAFGWTAYTTLSGPEYSPTFGGDLWVMGLYLAGLGTILGGVNFVTTIACLRAPGMTMFRMPIFTWNVLFTSILVLMAFPVLAGTLLMLEADRRLGAHVFDPTSYGPLLWQHLFWFFGHPEVYIIALPFFGIITEIIPVFSRKPLFGYVGMVAATTGIAALSMAVWAHHMFVTGSVDLPFFSFMTFLIAVPTGVKFFNWIGSMWRGSVTFETPMLWAIGFLVTFLFGGLTGVILASPPLDFQVSDTYFVVAHFHYVVFGTVVFAMFGGFYFWWPKMTGRMLDERLGKIHFWTLFVGFQMTFMVQHWLGVEGMPRRYVNYQPEDGFTTLNTVSTVGAFLLGLSTLPFILNVIVSRNHPKVELDDPWGWGRSLEWATASPAPRHNFTSMPRIRSDSPAFDLHHPEIARLEIEDNTPATTP is encoded by the coding sequence ATGGCTACTCAAGTGCGGGGTGTGTCGCGGCCGGAGCCGGTGATACGCCACAGGATCGGAACTCTCGTCGTTCGTTGGCTGACGACGACCGACCACAAAGTCATCGGTCAGCTGTATCTCATCACGTCGTTCGTCTTCTTCCTGATCGCCGGCGTGATGGCGATGTTCATGCGCGCCGAACTCGCCCGCCCCGGTCAGCAGGTCTTTCGCGGTGACGGTGGAGCGCTGCTCTACAACCAGTTCTTCACCATCCACGGCACCGTCATGTTGTTGTTGTTCGCGACCCCGTTGTTCGTCGGATTCGCGAACGTCATCATGCCGTTGCAGATCGGTGCGCCGGACGTCGCGTTCCCGCGGATGAACATGCTCAGCTACTGGATGTTCCTGTTCGGCGGGCTGATCGTGATGTCGTCGTTCCTCGACCCCGACGGCGCCGCGGCCTTCGGCTGGACGGCGTACACCACGCTGAGCGGACCGGAGTACTCCCCGACGTTCGGTGGCGACCTGTGGGTGATGGGCCTCTACCTCGCGGGCCTGGGCACCATCCTGGGCGGGGTCAACTTCGTCACCACGATCGCCTGCCTGCGCGCGCCCGGAATGACGATGTTCCGGATGCCGATCTTCACCTGGAACGTGCTGTTCACCAGCATCCTGGTGCTGATGGCCTTCCCGGTGCTCGCCGGAACGCTGCTGATGCTGGAGGCCGACCGCAGGCTCGGGGCGCACGTGTTCGACCCCACGTCGTACGGGCCGCTGCTGTGGCAGCACCTGTTCTGGTTCTTCGGTCATCCCGAGGTCTACATCATCGCGCTGCCGTTCTTCGGGATCATCACCGAGATCATTCCGGTGTTCAGCCGCAAACCGTTGTTCGGGTACGTCGGCATGGTGGCCGCCACGACCGGAATCGCGGCGCTGTCGATGGCGGTCTGGGCACACCACATGTTCGTCACGGGCAGTGTGGACCTGCCGTTCTTCTCGTTCATGACGTTCCTCATCGCGGTGCCGACCGGGGTGAAGTTCTTCAACTGGATCGGCTCGATGTGGCGGGGATCGGTGACGTTCGAGACCCCGATGCTGTGGGCGATCGGGTTCCTGGTGACGTTCCTGTTCGGCGGGCTCACCGGGGTGATCCTGGCGTCACCGCCGCTGGACTTCCAGGTCAGCGACACCTATTTCGTGGTGGCTCACTTCCACTACGTCGTCTTCGGCACCGTGGTGTTCGCGATGTTCGGCGGGTTCTACTTCTGGTGGCCGAAGATGACCGGCCGGATGCTGGACGAACGACTGGGAAAGATCCATTTCTGGACGTTGTTCGTCGGATTCCAGATGACGTTCATGGTGCAGCACTGGCTGGGCGTGGAGGGCATGCCCCGGCGATACGTCAACTACCAGCCGGAGGACGGGTTCACCACCCTCAACACCGTGTCCACGGTCGGCGCGTTCCTGCTCGGCCTTTCCACGTTGCCGTTCATTCTCAACGTGATCGTCTCGCGCAACCACCCGAAGGTGGAGCTGGACGACCCCTGGGGCTGGGGTCGCTCGCTGGAGTGGGCGACGGCATCGCCCGCACCGCGCCACAACTTCACCTCCATGCCCCGGATCCGGTCCGACAGTCCGGCCTTTGATCTGCATCACCCCGAGATCGCGAGATTGGAGATCGAGGACAACACCCCCGCAACAACACCCTGA
- a CDS encoding DUF1707 SHOCT-like domain-containing protein — translation MSTEQQPMRASDRERDEVAQRIQEATAEGRLTLEESGERLSGVFASRYRHELAALVADLPASSPAVPERTGSPARPARPSMQRPSGARRWGDPGLLIHTLIVVLLSAAMLGHWVGSNQGHHPWPVFPLVWLWVSVAIHARRRNDRADRQSRP, via the coding sequence ATGAGCACCGAGCAGCAGCCGATGAGGGCCTCGGACCGAGAGCGCGACGAGGTGGCGCAGCGGATCCAGGAGGCCACCGCCGAGGGCCGGTTGACGCTGGAGGAGTCCGGCGAGCGGCTCAGCGGGGTGTTCGCCAGCAGGTACCGCCACGAACTCGCCGCCCTGGTCGCCGACCTGCCGGCGAGCAGTCCGGCGGTGCCGGAGCGGACGGGGTCACCGGCCCGGCCGGCCCGGCCGTCCATGCAGCGGCCGTCCGGCGCCCGGCGATGGGGCGATCCCGGCCTGCTGATCCACACCCTCATCGTGGTGCTGTTGTCGGCCGCGATGCTCGGGCACTGGGTGGGCAGCAACCAGGGGCATCATCCGTGGCCGGTCTTCCCGCTGGTCTGGCTCTGGGTGAGCGTGGCCATCCACGCCCGCCGGCGAAACGACCGGGCCGATCGGCAAAGCCGCCCGTGA
- a CDS encoding vitamin K epoxide reductase family protein has translation MPHSPTDPPAAQTNAALTDAVNQGEPGDDALQAPDEDLDDDLDDLDDLDDLEAAARPRAWASVPGSEGPFPRLLPLLYVIGGAIGLAAAFVLMVEKIELLINPEYVPSCNLNPIISCGSVMKTGQAAAFGFPNPLLGVAGFAVVLTIGAALFAGATFRRWFWLGLQAGTVLAVIFVHWLMYQTLYRIGAVCPYCVVVWFVTIPIFLYTTLHNLDRGHLPGGGAGRKVAGVLTRYHATILTAWIMLVLVLIGTRFWSYWSTLL, from the coding sequence ATGCCGCACTCGCCGACCGATCCGCCCGCCGCCCAGACGAACGCCGCCCTGACGGACGCCGTCAACCAGGGCGAACCGGGCGACGACGCGCTCCAGGCCCCCGACGAGGACCTCGACGACGACCTCGACGACCTCGACGACCTCGACGACCTCGAGGCGGCGGCCCGCCCGCGCGCATGGGCAAGTGTGCCCGGGTCCGAGGGGCCCTTCCCCCGGCTGCTCCCCCTGCTGTACGTGATCGGCGGCGCCATCGGCCTGGCCGCGGCGTTCGTGCTGATGGTCGAGAAGATCGAGCTGCTGATCAACCCGGAGTACGTCCCGAGCTGCAACCTCAACCCGATCATCTCCTGCGGTTCGGTGATGAAGACCGGGCAGGCCGCCGCGTTCGGATTCCCCAACCCGCTGCTTGGGGTGGCGGGTTTCGCGGTGGTCCTCACCATCGGCGCCGCGTTGTTCGCGGGCGCGACCTTCCGGCGGTGGTTCTGGCTGGGGCTGCAGGCCGGCACGGTGCTCGCGGTGATCTTCGTGCACTGGCTGATGTACCAGACGCTCTACCGGATCGGCGCGGTCTGTCCGTACTGCGTCGTGGTGTGGTTCGTGACCATCCCGATCTTCCTCTACACCACACTGCACAACCTCGACCGCGGCCACCTGCCCGGCGGCGGCGCCGGCCGGAAGGTCGCCGGCGTGCTGACCCGCTACCACGCGACGATCCTGACCGCGTGGATCATGCTGGTCCTGGTGCTGATCGGGACCCGGTTCTGGTCCTACTGGAGCACCCTGCTCTGA
- a CDS encoding SRPBCC family protein: MDISVSREIAAPARRVWDLLVDWERQGEWMPLTKVRVLPGPREGVGTRLEAVTGVGPAGVADPMEVVDWAPPGRCVVRHDGRVLRGSGTFEIEPLAADRCRFTWREDLTAPGGAVGAAVFAGLGRVSTPFFGYALSRLARLAER; this comes from the coding sequence ATGGACATCAGCGTGTCGCGGGAGATCGCCGCGCCGGCGCGGCGGGTCTGGGACCTGCTGGTCGACTGGGAACGCCAGGGTGAGTGGATGCCCCTCACGAAGGTCCGGGTGCTGCCCGGTCCGCGCGAGGGAGTCGGCACCCGGTTGGAGGCGGTCACCGGTGTCGGGCCGGCCGGCGTGGCCGACCCGATGGAGGTGGTCGACTGGGCGCCGCCCGGTCGCTGCGTGGTCCGGCACGACGGCCGGGTGCTGCGGGGGAGCGGGACGTTCGAGATCGAGCCCCTCGCGGCGGACCGGTGCCGCTTCACCTGGCGCGAGGACCTCACCGCGCCCGGCGGAGCGGTCGGAGCAGCCGTGTTCGCCGGGCTCGGGCGGGTGTCCACGCCGTTCTTCGGGTACGCCCTGTCGCGGCTGGCCCGGCTCGCCGAACGCTGA
- a CDS encoding DUF5302 domain-containing protein, translating into MASKERGKPEAGSKPARDAAEVPDTQDGAEAPEATSGDAEDDVRRKFRESLERKRHQHREQTADGTGKASQKIQEGLAPTTGRRSFRRKSG; encoded by the coding sequence ATGGCCAGCAAAGAGCGGGGTAAGCCCGAAGCCGGGTCCAAGCCGGCACGAGACGCCGCAGAGGTGCCCGACACCCAGGACGGCGCCGAGGCACCCGAGGCAACCAGCGGCGACGCCGAGGACGACGTACGCCGTAAGTTCCGCGAGAGCCTGGAGCGCAAGCGCCACCAGCACCGTGAGCAGACCGCCGACGGGACCGGCAAGGCGTCGCAGAAGATCCAGGAAGGTCTCGCTCCGACGACCGGTCGGCGTTCCTTCCGGCGTAAGAGCGGGTGA
- a CDS encoding RidA family protein, giving the protein MSRLITRTNPDELHRTPGYHHVTVVEAGRTAHLAGQCPLDRTGAVVAPGDPERQVDQIVANAMVVLAAVGAGPADVVRSVIYVVSSQREELASVWQRFNASELAPAFTTASTLLGVSQLGFGGQRVELDLTAALPD; this is encoded by the coding sequence ATGTCCAGACTGATCACCCGAACCAACCCCGACGAACTGCACCGGACCCCGGGCTACCACCACGTCACGGTGGTGGAGGCCGGCCGGACGGCCCATCTCGCCGGCCAGTGCCCGCTGGACCGGACCGGCGCGGTGGTGGCGCCCGGCGACCCGGAACGCCAGGTCGACCAGATCGTGGCCAACGCCATGGTCGTACTCGCGGCGGTCGGCGCCGGTCCCGCGGACGTCGTGCGTTCGGTGATCTACGTCGTCAGCTCACAGCGGGAGGAGCTCGCCTCGGTCTGGCAGCGGTTCAACGCCTCGGAGCTGGCGCCGGCGTTCACCACGGCGAGCACGTTGCTCGGGGTGAGTCAGCTGGGCTTCGGCGGTCAGCGCGTCGAACTCGACCTGACCGCCGCCCTGCCCGACTGA
- a CDS encoding class I SAM-dependent methyltransferase: protein MGGTSGMDSTGWDERYAAVDLVWGAEPNRWLAAEAAGLAPGRALDLAAGEGRNAIWLARRGWDVTAVDFSGVAVERGRRLAGSEPVDIAGRITWKVADVRQEVGPAGAYSLVCVVYLHLVADERRRAVRHAANAVAPGGVLLVVGHDTTNLTEGIGGPQDPRVLFTPDDILADLNAEANGPVADWVVERAERVRRPVRTADGETRDAIDALVRVRRSR from the coding sequence ATGGGTGGCACGAGCGGTATGGACAGCACGGGATGGGACGAGCGGTACGCCGCGGTCGACCTTGTGTGGGGCGCCGAGCCCAACCGGTGGCTGGCCGCCGAGGCAGCCGGCCTGGCGCCCGGGCGGGCCCTGGACCTCGCGGCCGGCGAGGGCCGGAACGCGATCTGGCTGGCCCGGCGGGGCTGGGACGTCACCGCCGTGGACTTCTCCGGCGTCGCGGTCGAGCGGGGCCGGAGGCTGGCCGGGTCCGAGCCCGTGGACATCGCCGGGCGGATCACCTGGAAGGTGGCCGACGTACGGCAGGAGGTGGGCCCCGCCGGTGCGTACTCCCTGGTGTGCGTGGTCTACCTGCACCTGGTGGCCGACGAGCGGCGCCGGGCCGTGCGGCACGCGGCGAACGCCGTCGCGCCCGGCGGCGTCCTGCTGGTCGTGGGGCACGACACCACGAACCTCACCGAGGGCATCGGCGGGCCACAGGACCCACGGGTGCTGTTCACGCCCGACGACATCCTGGCCGACCTGAACGCCGAGGCCAATGGGCCGGTGGCGGACTGGGTGGTCGAGCGGGCCGAGCGGGTCCGGCGTCCGGTACGCACCGCGGACGGTGAGACCCGGGACGCCATCGACGCGCTGGTCCGCGTCCGTCGGAGCAGGTGA
- a CDS encoding glycosyltransferase family 2 protein, with protein sequence MGNRPAELSALLASLTRQTSPPDRVVVVGQGTRLKALPPGVEGIELPVNLGLPAGRNVALARLRAHGDVDVVMYLDDDGLLPDRWTAQKVRDAFATDTDLGIISFRIADEQGVTQRRHVPRLRAHDPLRASRVTTFLGGGNAVRMAVSEQVGDWPAEFFWAHEETDVAWRALDAGWRIDYRPDILLQHPRTSPARHQLYYRMNARNRVWLARRHLPGLLVPIYLTVWVLVTVVRRPPFAGLRAWAGGFVEGWRRPCGGRRPIRWRTVWRMTLLGRPPIV encoded by the coding sequence ATGGGAAACCGCCCGGCGGAGCTTTCCGCGTTGCTGGCCTCGCTGACCCGGCAGACCTCTCCTCCGGACCGGGTGGTGGTGGTCGGCCAGGGAACCCGGCTGAAGGCGCTGCCACCTGGTGTCGAAGGCATCGAGCTTCCTGTCAACCTCGGCTTGCCCGCGGGCCGCAACGTCGCACTGGCCCGGCTGCGCGCCCACGGCGACGTCGACGTGGTGATGTATCTCGACGACGACGGGCTGCTGCCCGACCGCTGGACCGCCCAGAAGGTACGCGACGCGTTCGCCACCGACACCGACCTCGGCATCATCAGCTTCCGGATCGCCGACGAACAGGGTGTCACCCAACGCCGGCACGTCCCGCGCCTGCGCGCGCACGACCCGCTGCGCGCGTCCCGGGTGACCACGTTCCTCGGCGGGGGCAACGCCGTCCGGATGGCGGTCTCGGAGCAGGTGGGCGACTGGCCCGCGGAGTTCTTCTGGGCGCACGAGGAGACCGACGTGGCGTGGCGGGCGCTGGACGCAGGCTGGCGGATCGACTACCGGCCCGACATCCTGCTCCAGCATCCGCGCACCTCCCCAGCCCGGCACCAGCTCTACTACCGGATGAACGCCCGCAACCGCGTCTGGCTGGCCCGGCGGCACCTGCCCGGGCTGCTGGTCCCGATCTACCTGACCGTGTGGGTGCTGGTGACGGTCGTCCGCCGGCCGCCGTTCGCCGGACTGCGGGCCTGGGCGGGCGGCTTCGTGGAGGGCTGGCGCCGGCCCTGCGGCGGCCGGCGGCCGATCCGCTGGCGCACGGTCTGGCGGATGACTCTGCTCGGGCGGCCGCCGATCGTGTGA
- a CDS encoding dienelactone hydrolase family protein, whose protein sequence is MPSTTVQIPTPDGQADAFAAFPDGGGRHPGVLLYADAFGLRPVLQEMARELAGHGYHVLAPNIFYRHGPAPAIDLPEHIDQETRPAVFAQLMPLIEAHTTERVLRDADAYLKFLTAQPEVGEGPVAAIGYCLGAVLAMRTATAHPGQVAAVAGFHPGRLVTDEPDSPHCLVPHLTAQVHLGLAEGDMAPEKIKELDQALDTAGVEHSIEIYPGTAHGFTMSDTSAFDSAGLQRHWDRLLPLLERTVANG, encoded by the coding sequence TTGCCCTCCACGACTGTGCAGATCCCGACTCCCGACGGCCAGGCCGACGCGTTTGCCGCGTTCCCCGACGGCGGCGGCCGGCACCCCGGGGTGCTGCTGTACGCGGACGCCTTCGGCCTGCGGCCCGTACTCCAGGAAATGGCCCGCGAACTCGCCGGACACGGCTACCACGTCCTCGCCCCCAACATCTTCTACCGGCACGGCCCGGCGCCGGCGATCGACCTACCCGAGCACATCGACCAGGAGACCCGGCCGGCGGTCTTCGCGCAGCTGATGCCGCTGATCGAGGCGCACACCACCGAACGCGTCCTGCGTGACGCCGACGCCTACCTGAAGTTCCTCACCGCCCAGCCCGAGGTCGGCGAAGGACCGGTCGCCGCGATCGGCTACTGCCTGGGCGCCGTGCTGGCGATGCGCACCGCGACGGCCCATCCCGGCCAGGTCGCGGCCGTCGCCGGGTTCCACCCCGGCCGCCTGGTCACCGACGAGCCGGACAGCCCGCACTGTCTCGTACCCCACCTCACCGCGCAGGTGCACCTCGGCCTCGCCGAAGGTGACATGGCGCCGGAGAAGATCAAGGAGCTCGACCAGGCTCTGGACACCGCGGGTGTCGAGCACTCGATCGAGATCTACCCCGGCACCGCCCACGGCTTCACCATGTCCGACACCTCCGCCTTCGACTCCGCAGGACTCCAGCGCCACTGGGACCGCCTGCTTCCGCTCCTCGAGCGCACCGTCGCCAACGGCTGA
- a CDS encoding alcohol dehydrogenase family protein — MRAVVLTGFGGPERLEHRDVPDPVPVAGEVRVRVGATALNNTDIWTREGKYGTSSDPDATAGWRGEALSFPRIQGADVAGRIDQVGAGVPEERIGERVLLDPVLYEGGERELVTAAYLGSERDGGFAEYVTIPASNAHRIDSPLTDAELATFPTAYTTALRMLKRARVRSGDTVLVTGASGGVGSALVQLCSVLGAGAIAVVGAGKEEQVRELGALATVRRDSSDLAYAVRSVAPEVDVVADVVAGPMFSSLLEVLAPLGRYVVAGAIAGPVVDTDLRTVYLRQLELVGSSFGAHEDFAEVVEYAGDGRLRPLLAGTYPLADLARAQRDFVAKKFFGKLVVEVS; from the coding sequence ATGCGAGCAGTAGTCCTCACCGGCTTCGGTGGACCCGAGCGCCTCGAGCACCGTGACGTGCCCGATCCGGTCCCGGTGGCCGGTGAGGTGCGTGTCCGGGTCGGCGCCACCGCCCTGAACAACACCGACATCTGGACCCGGGAGGGGAAGTACGGCACGTCGTCCGACCCGGACGCGACCGCGGGCTGGCGGGGTGAGGCCCTGTCGTTCCCCCGGATCCAGGGCGCTGACGTGGCCGGCCGGATCGACCAGGTGGGCGCCGGTGTGCCCGAGGAGCGAATCGGCGAGCGGGTACTCCTGGACCCGGTGCTGTACGAGGGAGGTGAGCGCGAGCTGGTCACCGCCGCCTACCTCGGCAGCGAGCGTGACGGCGGGTTCGCGGAGTACGTCACCATCCCGGCGTCGAACGCCCATCGGATCGACAGTCCGCTCACCGACGCGGAGCTGGCGACCTTCCCGACCGCGTACACCACCGCGTTGCGGATGCTGAAGCGTGCCCGGGTCCGTAGCGGTGACACCGTGCTCGTCACCGGAGCGTCCGGCGGGGTGGGTTCGGCGCTGGTTCAGCTGTGTTCCGTGCTGGGCGCGGGCGCCATCGCCGTCGTCGGCGCCGGCAAGGAGGAGCAGGTGCGCGAGCTCGGCGCCCTGGCCACCGTGCGGCGGGACTCCTCCGATCTGGCCTATGCGGTGCGAAGCGTCGCGCCCGAGGTGGATGTCGTCGCCGACGTGGTGGCCGGCCCGATGTTCTCGAGCCTGCTGGAGGTGCTGGCGCCACTCGGCCGCTACGTCGTCGCCGGAGCAATCGCCGGGCCGGTCGTCGACACCGACCTGCGCACGGTCTACCTGCGTCAACTGGAGCTTGTCGGTTCCTCCTTCGGCGCCCACGAGGACTTCGCCGAGGTGGTGGAGTACGCCGGCGACGGTCGGCTGCGCCCGCTGCTCGCGGGCACCTACCCGCTGGCAGACCTGGCCAGGGCACAGCGGGATTTCGTAGCCAAGAAGTTCTTCGGCAAGCTCGTCGTGGAGGTCTCCTGA
- a CDS encoding TetR/AcrR family transcriptional regulator codes for MRELTPAGRRILDAASTLFYDQGIHAVGVDAVARAAGVTKKTLYDCFGSKDVLVACYLQARDERWREWLTSYVDQHAGREPNGDRDLDRKAGVERVLLTFDALEQWARRENVRGCAFVNALAELPENADHPGRAVILEQKRWLLGYLTDLVKAAGIRRPGTVAAGLLVLHEGASVSFGTGVPTRAVAQARRLAALSLTGDD; via the coding sequence ATGCGCGAGCTCACCCCGGCCGGCCGCCGGATCCTGGACGCGGCCTCCACCCTCTTCTACGACCAGGGCATCCACGCCGTGGGCGTCGACGCGGTGGCACGTGCCGCCGGGGTGACGAAGAAGACTTTGTACGACTGCTTCGGCTCCAAGGACGTTCTCGTCGCCTGCTATCTCCAGGCCCGCGACGAGCGCTGGCGGGAGTGGCTGACGTCCTACGTCGACCAGCACGCAGGCCGAGAACCCAACGGGGACAGGGATCTGGACCGGAAGGCCGGCGTCGAGCGGGTGCTGCTCACCTTCGACGCCCTGGAGCAGTGGGCCCGGCGGGAGAACGTCCGCGGCTGTGCGTTCGTCAACGCCCTCGCCGAACTCCCGGAGAACGCCGACCATCCCGGGCGCGCGGTCATCCTGGAGCAGAAGCGCTGGCTGCTCGGCTATCTCACGGACCTGGTGAAGGCCGCGGGCATCCGCCGGCCCGGCACGGTCGCGGCCGGCCTGCTCGTCCTGCACGAGGGCGCGAGCGTCAGCTTCGGCACCGGCGTACCCACTCGTGCCGTCGCGCAGGCCAGGCGCCTCGCCGCCCTCTCACTCACCGGCGACGACTGA